A stretch of the Capra hircus breed San Clemente chromosome 10, ASM170441v1, whole genome shotgun sequence genome encodes the following:
- the RPS6KL1 gene encoding ribosomal protein S6 kinase-like 1 isoform X2: MSLVACECPPGPGLEPEPCSRARSQARVYLEQIRNRVAPGAPDMTKHDYLVDAATQIRLALERDVSEDYEAAFNHYQNGVDVLLQGMHVDPNKERCEAVKLKITKYLRRAEEIFNCHLQRTLGSGASPDEGFSSLRLRPIRTLSSALEQLRGCKVVGVIEKGLSRCHVASRERLTIIPHGVPYMTQLLRYFVTDDSIFLHLEHVKGGTLWSHLLSQPCPQQSGTGSGSSPERMKAPLNSHLSLGTSSVPPGHTRPRDGIPLEPPWTSQSLTPARRVVAVKPQREAGGEASARTSTARVWDLPKAPGGCLHSHTGRGLGRSSEPAFPWGLPWVRAGAGRVLGGCSRGRGPSRLSASGGASLVSGGSAWSLKEEQVRQWAAETLLALEALHQQGVLCRDLNPRNLLLDQAGHIRLTYFGQWSEVEPQCCREASHNLYSAPEVGGISELTEACDWWSFGSLLYELLTGTALSQSHPSGIQPHTQLQLPEWLSGPAASLLTELLQFDPARRLGAGGGGVHELKAHPFFSSIQWSKLGG, translated from the exons ATGAGCCTGGTGGCCTGTGAGTGCCCTCCTGGCCCTGGCCTGGAGCCTGAGCCCTGCTCTCGAGCACGGTCCCAGGCTCGCGTGTACCTGGAGCAGATTCGCAACCGGGTGGCTCCGGGGGCACCTGACATGACTAAGCACGACTACCTGGTGGATGCAGCCACTCAGATCCGGCTGGCCTTGGAGCGCGACGTCAGTGAGGACTACGAGGCCGCCTTCAACCACTACCAGAACGGCGTGGATGTTCTCCTCCAAGGCATGCACG TCGACCCCAACAAGGAGAGGTGTGAGGCTGTCAAACTGAAGATAACCAAGTACCTGCGGCGGGCGGAGGAGATCTTTAATTGCCACCTGCAGAGGACGCTGGGCAGCGGAGCCAGCCCTGATGAG GGTTTCAGCAGCCTGAGGCTCCGGCCCATCCGCACGCTGAGCTCTGCCCTGGAGCAGCTGAGGGGCTGCAAGGTGGTCGGGGTCATCGAGAAG GGCCTGTCCAGGTGCCACGTGGCGAGCCGGGAGCGGCTGACCATCATCCCACACGGCGTCCCCTACATGACCCAGCTGCTGCGGTACTTTGTGACTGATGACTCCATCTTCCTGCACCTGGAGCACGTGAAAG GAGGTACGCTCTGGTCCCACCTGCTCTCCCAGCCGTGCCCCCAGCAGTCTGGGACCGGATCTGGCTCCAGCCCGGAGAGGATGAAGGCTCCACTAAACTCCCATCTCAGCCTCGGGACCAGCTCAGTGCCCCCGGGGCACACCCGCCCGCGGGACGGAATCCCTCTGGAGCCTCCatggacttctcagagcctcacCCCAGCCAGGAGGGTGGTGGCCGTTAAACCCCAGAGAGAGGCTGGGGGTGAAGCCTCAGCCAGAACGAGCACTGCCCGCGTCTGGGACCTTCCAAAGGCCCCAGGTGGCTGCCTGCACTCCCACACCGGGCGAGGACTTGGCCGGAGCTCGGAGCCCGCGTTCCCATGGGGGCTCCCTTGGGTTCGGGCCGGGGCCGGCCGGGTGCTGGGGGGCTGCAGCCGAGGCAGAGGCCCGAGCCGCCTCTCGGCCTCTGGAGGGGCCAGCCTGGTGTCCGGCGGGAGCGCCTGGAGTCTGAAGGAGGAGCAGGTGAGGCAGTGGGCGGCCGAGACGCTGCTGGCCCTGGAGGCGCTGCACCAGCAAGGGGTGCTGTGCCGGGACCTCAATCCCCGGAATCTGCTCCTGGACCAGGCCG GCCACATCCGGCTCACGTATTTTGGCCAGTGGTCAGAGGTGGAGCCCCAGTGCTGCAGGGAGGCTTCGCACAACCTCTACAGTGCCCCAG AGGTCGGTGGGATTTCGGAGCTGACCGAAGCCTGCGACTGGTGGAGCTTTGGGTCTCTCCTGTATGAACTGCTGACTGGGACG GCGCTGTCCCAGAGCCACCCCTCAGGAATCCAGCCCCACACCCAGCTGCAGCTGCCCGAGTGGCTCAGTGGCCCGGCGGCATCCCTGCTGACTGAG
- the RPS6KL1 gene encoding ribosomal protein S6 kinase-like 1 isoform X1 encodes MSLVACECPPGPGLEPEPCSRARSQARVYLEQIRNRVAPGAPDMTKHDYLVDAATQIRLALERDVSEDYEAAFNHYQNGVDVLLQGMHVDPNKERCEAVKLKITKYLRRAEEIFNCHLQRTLGSGASPDEGFSSLRLRPIRTLSSALEQLRGCKVVGVIEKVQLVQDLATGGTFVVKGLSRCHVASRERLTIIPHGVPYMTQLLRYFVTDDSIFLHLEHVKGGTLWSHLLSQPCPQQSGTGSGSSPERMKAPLNSHLSLGTSSVPPGHTRPRDGIPLEPPWTSQSLTPARRVVAVKPQREAGGEASARTSTARVWDLPKAPGGCLHSHTGRGLGRSSEPAFPWGLPWVRAGAGRVLGGCSRGRGPSRLSASGGASLVSGGSAWSLKEEQVRQWAAETLLALEALHQQGVLCRDLNPRNLLLDQAGHIRLTYFGQWSEVEPQCCREASHNLYSAPEVGGISELTEACDWWSFGSLLYELLTGTALSQSHPSGIQPHTQLQLPEWLSGPAASLLTELLQFDPARRLGAGGGGVHELKAHPFFSSIQWSKLGG; translated from the exons ATGAGCCTGGTGGCCTGTGAGTGCCCTCCTGGCCCTGGCCTGGAGCCTGAGCCCTGCTCTCGAGCACGGTCCCAGGCTCGCGTGTACCTGGAGCAGATTCGCAACCGGGTGGCTCCGGGGGCACCTGACATGACTAAGCACGACTACCTGGTGGATGCAGCCACTCAGATCCGGCTGGCCTTGGAGCGCGACGTCAGTGAGGACTACGAGGCCGCCTTCAACCACTACCAGAACGGCGTGGATGTTCTCCTCCAAGGCATGCACG TCGACCCCAACAAGGAGAGGTGTGAGGCTGTCAAACTGAAGATAACCAAGTACCTGCGGCGGGCGGAGGAGATCTTTAATTGCCACCTGCAGAGGACGCTGGGCAGCGGAGCCAGCCCTGATGAG GGTTTCAGCAGCCTGAGGCTCCGGCCCATCCGCACGCTGAGCTCTGCCCTGGAGCAGCTGAGGGGCTGCAAGGTGGTCGGGGTCATCGAGAAG GTACAGCTGGTCCAGGACCTAGCGACTGGAGGGACCTTCGTGGTGAAG GGCCTGTCCAGGTGCCACGTGGCGAGCCGGGAGCGGCTGACCATCATCCCACACGGCGTCCCCTACATGACCCAGCTGCTGCGGTACTTTGTGACTGATGACTCCATCTTCCTGCACCTGGAGCACGTGAAAG GAGGTACGCTCTGGTCCCACCTGCTCTCCCAGCCGTGCCCCCAGCAGTCTGGGACCGGATCTGGCTCCAGCCCGGAGAGGATGAAGGCTCCACTAAACTCCCATCTCAGCCTCGGGACCAGCTCAGTGCCCCCGGGGCACACCCGCCCGCGGGACGGAATCCCTCTGGAGCCTCCatggacttctcagagcctcacCCCAGCCAGGAGGGTGGTGGCCGTTAAACCCCAGAGAGAGGCTGGGGGTGAAGCCTCAGCCAGAACGAGCACTGCCCGCGTCTGGGACCTTCCAAAGGCCCCAGGTGGCTGCCTGCACTCCCACACCGGGCGAGGACTTGGCCGGAGCTCGGAGCCCGCGTTCCCATGGGGGCTCCCTTGGGTTCGGGCCGGGGCCGGCCGGGTGCTGGGGGGCTGCAGCCGAGGCAGAGGCCCGAGCCGCCTCTCGGCCTCTGGAGGGGCCAGCCTGGTGTCCGGCGGGAGCGCCTGGAGTCTGAAGGAGGAGCAGGTGAGGCAGTGGGCGGCCGAGACGCTGCTGGCCCTGGAGGCGCTGCACCAGCAAGGGGTGCTGTGCCGGGACCTCAATCCCCGGAATCTGCTCCTGGACCAGGCCG GCCACATCCGGCTCACGTATTTTGGCCAGTGGTCAGAGGTGGAGCCCCAGTGCTGCAGGGAGGCTTCGCACAACCTCTACAGTGCCCCAG AGGTCGGTGGGATTTCGGAGCTGACCGAAGCCTGCGACTGGTGGAGCTTTGGGTCTCTCCTGTATGAACTGCTGACTGGGACG GCGCTGTCCCAGAGCCACCCCTCAGGAATCCAGCCCCACACCCAGCTGCAGCTGCCCGAGTGGCTCAGTGGCCCGGCGGCATCCCTGCTGACTGAG
- the RPS6KL1 gene encoding ribosomal protein S6 kinase-like 1 isoform X3: protein MSLVACECPPGPGLEPEPCSRARSQARVYLEQIRNRVAPGAPDMTKHDYLVDAATQIRLALERDVSEDYEAAFNHYQNGVDVLLQGMHVDPNKERCEAVKLKITKYLRRAEEIFNCHLQRTLGSGASPDEGFSSLRLRPIRTLSSALEQLRGCKVVGVIEKVQLVQDLATGGTFVVKGLSRCHVASRERLTIIPHGVPYMTQLLRYFVTDDSIFLHLEHVKGGTLWSHLLSQPCPQQSGTGSGSSPERMKAPLNSHLSLGTSSVPPGHTRPRDGIPLEPPWTSQSLTPARRVVAVKPQREAGGEASARTSTARVWDLPKAPGGCLHSHTGRGLGRSSEPAFPWGLPWVRAGAGRVLGGCSRGRGPSRLSASGGASLVSGGSAWSLKEEQVRQWAAETLLALEALHQQGVLCRDLNPRNLLLDQAEVGGISELTEACDWWSFGSLLYELLTGTALSQSHPSGIQPHTQLQLPEWLSGPAASLLTELLQFDPARRLGAGGGGVHELKAHPFFSSIQWSKLGG, encoded by the exons ATGAGCCTGGTGGCCTGTGAGTGCCCTCCTGGCCCTGGCCTGGAGCCTGAGCCCTGCTCTCGAGCACGGTCCCAGGCTCGCGTGTACCTGGAGCAGATTCGCAACCGGGTGGCTCCGGGGGCACCTGACATGACTAAGCACGACTACCTGGTGGATGCAGCCACTCAGATCCGGCTGGCCTTGGAGCGCGACGTCAGTGAGGACTACGAGGCCGCCTTCAACCACTACCAGAACGGCGTGGATGTTCTCCTCCAAGGCATGCACG TCGACCCCAACAAGGAGAGGTGTGAGGCTGTCAAACTGAAGATAACCAAGTACCTGCGGCGGGCGGAGGAGATCTTTAATTGCCACCTGCAGAGGACGCTGGGCAGCGGAGCCAGCCCTGATGAG GGTTTCAGCAGCCTGAGGCTCCGGCCCATCCGCACGCTGAGCTCTGCCCTGGAGCAGCTGAGGGGCTGCAAGGTGGTCGGGGTCATCGAGAAG GTACAGCTGGTCCAGGACCTAGCGACTGGAGGGACCTTCGTGGTGAAG GGCCTGTCCAGGTGCCACGTGGCGAGCCGGGAGCGGCTGACCATCATCCCACACGGCGTCCCCTACATGACCCAGCTGCTGCGGTACTTTGTGACTGATGACTCCATCTTCCTGCACCTGGAGCACGTGAAAG GAGGTACGCTCTGGTCCCACCTGCTCTCCCAGCCGTGCCCCCAGCAGTCTGGGACCGGATCTGGCTCCAGCCCGGAGAGGATGAAGGCTCCACTAAACTCCCATCTCAGCCTCGGGACCAGCTCAGTGCCCCCGGGGCACACCCGCCCGCGGGACGGAATCCCTCTGGAGCCTCCatggacttctcagagcctcacCCCAGCCAGGAGGGTGGTGGCCGTTAAACCCCAGAGAGAGGCTGGGGGTGAAGCCTCAGCCAGAACGAGCACTGCCCGCGTCTGGGACCTTCCAAAGGCCCCAGGTGGCTGCCTGCACTCCCACACCGGGCGAGGACTTGGCCGGAGCTCGGAGCCCGCGTTCCCATGGGGGCTCCCTTGGGTTCGGGCCGGGGCCGGCCGGGTGCTGGGGGGCTGCAGCCGAGGCAGAGGCCCGAGCCGCCTCTCGGCCTCTGGAGGGGCCAGCCTGGTGTCCGGCGGGAGCGCCTGGAGTCTGAAGGAGGAGCAGGTGAGGCAGTGGGCGGCCGAGACGCTGCTGGCCCTGGAGGCGCTGCACCAGCAAGGGGTGCTGTGCCGGGACCTCAATCCCCGGAATCTGCTCCTGGACCAGGCCG AGGTCGGTGGGATTTCGGAGCTGACCGAAGCCTGCGACTGGTGGAGCTTTGGGTCTCTCCTGTATGAACTGCTGACTGGGACG GCGCTGTCCCAGAGCCACCCCTCAGGAATCCAGCCCCACACCCAGCTGCAGCTGCCCGAGTGGCTCAGTGGCCCGGCGGCATCCCTGCTGACTGAG
- the RPS6KL1 gene encoding ribosomal protein S6 kinase-like 1 isoform X5, whose product MSLVACECPPGPGLEPEPCSRARSQARVYLEQIRNRVAPGAPDMTKHDYLVDAATQIRLALERDVSEDYEAAFNHYQNGVDVLLQGMHVDPNKERCEAVKLKITKYLRRAEEIFNCHLQRTLGSGASPDEGLSRCHVASRERLTIIPHGVPYMTQLLRYFVTDDSIFLHLEHVKGGTLWSHLLSQPCPQQSGTGSGSSPERMKAPLNSHLSLGTSSVPPGHTRPRDGIPLEPPWTSQSLTPARRVVAVKPQREAGGEASARTSTARVWDLPKAPGGCLHSHTGRGLGRSSEPAFPWGLPWVRAGAGRVLGGCSRGRGPSRLSASGGASLVSGGSAWSLKEEQVRQWAAETLLALEALHQQGVLCRDLNPRNLLLDQAGHIRLTYFGQWSEVEPQCCREASHNLYSAPEVGGISELTEACDWWSFGSLLYELLTGTALSQSHPSGIQPHTQLQLPEWLSGPAASLLTELLQFDPARRLGAGGGGVHELKAHPFFSSIQWSKLGG is encoded by the exons ATGAGCCTGGTGGCCTGTGAGTGCCCTCCTGGCCCTGGCCTGGAGCCTGAGCCCTGCTCTCGAGCACGGTCCCAGGCTCGCGTGTACCTGGAGCAGATTCGCAACCGGGTGGCTCCGGGGGCACCTGACATGACTAAGCACGACTACCTGGTGGATGCAGCCACTCAGATCCGGCTGGCCTTGGAGCGCGACGTCAGTGAGGACTACGAGGCCGCCTTCAACCACTACCAGAACGGCGTGGATGTTCTCCTCCAAGGCATGCACG TCGACCCCAACAAGGAGAGGTGTGAGGCTGTCAAACTGAAGATAACCAAGTACCTGCGGCGGGCGGAGGAGATCTTTAATTGCCACCTGCAGAGGACGCTGGGCAGCGGAGCCAGCCCTGATGAG GGCCTGTCCAGGTGCCACGTGGCGAGCCGGGAGCGGCTGACCATCATCCCACACGGCGTCCCCTACATGACCCAGCTGCTGCGGTACTTTGTGACTGATGACTCCATCTTCCTGCACCTGGAGCACGTGAAAG GAGGTACGCTCTGGTCCCACCTGCTCTCCCAGCCGTGCCCCCAGCAGTCTGGGACCGGATCTGGCTCCAGCCCGGAGAGGATGAAGGCTCCACTAAACTCCCATCTCAGCCTCGGGACCAGCTCAGTGCCCCCGGGGCACACCCGCCCGCGGGACGGAATCCCTCTGGAGCCTCCatggacttctcagagcctcacCCCAGCCAGGAGGGTGGTGGCCGTTAAACCCCAGAGAGAGGCTGGGGGTGAAGCCTCAGCCAGAACGAGCACTGCCCGCGTCTGGGACCTTCCAAAGGCCCCAGGTGGCTGCCTGCACTCCCACACCGGGCGAGGACTTGGCCGGAGCTCGGAGCCCGCGTTCCCATGGGGGCTCCCTTGGGTTCGGGCCGGGGCCGGCCGGGTGCTGGGGGGCTGCAGCCGAGGCAGAGGCCCGAGCCGCCTCTCGGCCTCTGGAGGGGCCAGCCTGGTGTCCGGCGGGAGCGCCTGGAGTCTGAAGGAGGAGCAGGTGAGGCAGTGGGCGGCCGAGACGCTGCTGGCCCTGGAGGCGCTGCACCAGCAAGGGGTGCTGTGCCGGGACCTCAATCCCCGGAATCTGCTCCTGGACCAGGCCG GCCACATCCGGCTCACGTATTTTGGCCAGTGGTCAGAGGTGGAGCCCCAGTGCTGCAGGGAGGCTTCGCACAACCTCTACAGTGCCCCAG AGGTCGGTGGGATTTCGGAGCTGACCGAAGCCTGCGACTGGTGGAGCTTTGGGTCTCTCCTGTATGAACTGCTGACTGGGACG GCGCTGTCCCAGAGCCACCCCTCAGGAATCCAGCCCCACACCCAGCTGCAGCTGCCCGAGTGGCTCAGTGGCCCGGCGGCATCCCTGCTGACTGAG
- the RPS6KL1 gene encoding ribosomal protein S6 kinase-like 1 isoform X4, whose amino-acid sequence MSLVACECPPGPGLEPEPCSRARSQARVYLEQIRNRVAPGAPDMTKHDYLVDAATQIRLALERDVSEDYEAAFNHYQNGVDVLLQGMHVDPNKERCEAVKLKITKYLRRAEEIFNCHLQRTLGSGASPDEVQLVQDLATGGTFVVKGLSRCHVASRERLTIIPHGVPYMTQLLRYFVTDDSIFLHLEHVKGGTLWSHLLSQPCPQQSGTGSGSSPERMKAPLNSHLSLGTSSVPPGHTRPRDGIPLEPPWTSQSLTPARRVVAVKPQREAGGEASARTSTARVWDLPKAPGGCLHSHTGRGLGRSSEPAFPWGLPWVRAGAGRVLGGCSRGRGPSRLSASGGASLVSGGSAWSLKEEQVRQWAAETLLALEALHQQGVLCRDLNPRNLLLDQAGHIRLTYFGQWSEVEPQCCREASHNLYSAPEVGGISELTEACDWWSFGSLLYELLTGTALSQSHPSGIQPHTQLQLPEWLSGPAASLLTELLQFDPARRLGAGGGGVHELKAHPFFSSIQWSKLGG is encoded by the exons ATGAGCCTGGTGGCCTGTGAGTGCCCTCCTGGCCCTGGCCTGGAGCCTGAGCCCTGCTCTCGAGCACGGTCCCAGGCTCGCGTGTACCTGGAGCAGATTCGCAACCGGGTGGCTCCGGGGGCACCTGACATGACTAAGCACGACTACCTGGTGGATGCAGCCACTCAGATCCGGCTGGCCTTGGAGCGCGACGTCAGTGAGGACTACGAGGCCGCCTTCAACCACTACCAGAACGGCGTGGATGTTCTCCTCCAAGGCATGCACG TCGACCCCAACAAGGAGAGGTGTGAGGCTGTCAAACTGAAGATAACCAAGTACCTGCGGCGGGCGGAGGAGATCTTTAATTGCCACCTGCAGAGGACGCTGGGCAGCGGAGCCAGCCCTGATGAG GTACAGCTGGTCCAGGACCTAGCGACTGGAGGGACCTTCGTGGTGAAG GGCCTGTCCAGGTGCCACGTGGCGAGCCGGGAGCGGCTGACCATCATCCCACACGGCGTCCCCTACATGACCCAGCTGCTGCGGTACTTTGTGACTGATGACTCCATCTTCCTGCACCTGGAGCACGTGAAAG GAGGTACGCTCTGGTCCCACCTGCTCTCCCAGCCGTGCCCCCAGCAGTCTGGGACCGGATCTGGCTCCAGCCCGGAGAGGATGAAGGCTCCACTAAACTCCCATCTCAGCCTCGGGACCAGCTCAGTGCCCCCGGGGCACACCCGCCCGCGGGACGGAATCCCTCTGGAGCCTCCatggacttctcagagcctcacCCCAGCCAGGAGGGTGGTGGCCGTTAAACCCCAGAGAGAGGCTGGGGGTGAAGCCTCAGCCAGAACGAGCACTGCCCGCGTCTGGGACCTTCCAAAGGCCCCAGGTGGCTGCCTGCACTCCCACACCGGGCGAGGACTTGGCCGGAGCTCGGAGCCCGCGTTCCCATGGGGGCTCCCTTGGGTTCGGGCCGGGGCCGGCCGGGTGCTGGGGGGCTGCAGCCGAGGCAGAGGCCCGAGCCGCCTCTCGGCCTCTGGAGGGGCCAGCCTGGTGTCCGGCGGGAGCGCCTGGAGTCTGAAGGAGGAGCAGGTGAGGCAGTGGGCGGCCGAGACGCTGCTGGCCCTGGAGGCGCTGCACCAGCAAGGGGTGCTGTGCCGGGACCTCAATCCCCGGAATCTGCTCCTGGACCAGGCCG GCCACATCCGGCTCACGTATTTTGGCCAGTGGTCAGAGGTGGAGCCCCAGTGCTGCAGGGAGGCTTCGCACAACCTCTACAGTGCCCCAG AGGTCGGTGGGATTTCGGAGCTGACCGAAGCCTGCGACTGGTGGAGCTTTGGGTCTCTCCTGTATGAACTGCTGACTGGGACG GCGCTGTCCCAGAGCCACCCCTCAGGAATCCAGCCCCACACCCAGCTGCAGCTGCCCGAGTGGCTCAGTGGCCCGGCGGCATCCCTGCTGACTGAG